The region TTGCGGGCGGCCGTCGAACATGCCGGTGCCGGTGATATTGAGTTGTTTGATCGCGGGAAGATGCTGGCTCAACAGGTGCAAGTCGGCAAAGGTCGTCGCGCCGCCAGCGCTCAACTTGTCCGCGATCGCCATGAGGGCTGCCGGGCGCGTGTCTCTGGGGAGGTTGGCGATGTGTGTCAGGATCGACTTTCTTGATTCGTTGCGCAGCATCTCCTCAAGGGGCTCGGCCTTGGACTGCAGACGTGGCAGCAAGGTGAATAACAGTTGGGACAGGTTGCCTGCCTGTCCGGGCACCCGCCCCACCACTTTGCCAAGGCTGGAGTTGGCCTTTTGGACCCATTCGAGGCCGGGATTTTTACTGTTCAGCAGATCCGGCAGGTTAATGCTGTCAGATAAGGTGTCGAAGGCCTTGGCGTCCATGCCGCTGGCGATCAGCGCGGCGGAAATCCCGCCTGCCGATGAGCCGGAAATCACTTGAATGCTCCTTAACGCCCCGCTTTCTTCCAGCGCCTGCACGACACCGGGATAAGCAATGCCCTTCGCCCCTCCGCCGCTGAGCACCAGGCGGGTCGCCGCAGGCGCCGAAAGTGTCACCTCCACCGTGCCATCGCTGTAGCGGCTGAGGCTCAACTTGCGCTCCCCGGCAGCCTCGACCAGCCGTGTTGCGGTACCTGGTGGCAGAGCCTGATTCTGGGCAGGGGGCTGGGAGCCGCTGAGCGAGACGCTGGCGGGCACATTTCGGGCAGGTGCCAACAGGTCCAGGGGGATTGGCCGGGGAGGGTGAACGGGTACTTTCATGACGTGCTCTCTGTGTGCGTCAGGGGGATTCCTGACGGGCAGAGAGCCTAGGAAAAAGCCGTAGCGGTTGTCTGCGCGACGAACCATGTTGAAAAACAAAACACCCGTCTGTCGGGCCTGGCGTTTATTGACCCGAAAAAACAGCCGAGAGGCTCTGCAATGAACCTCTCGGGCAATTAGTCATGCGCTGTGGCAAGGCCCGGGTGCGGTTCGTACAGCACGCGTTGTCAAAGCGTATGCCGCCGGGTAACAAGTCAGCGAAGGCTTATTCCTGGAACTGGTCTTTGACGTATTTGATTTCAGTGCGCCCGTGCGCTGCGGGCAAGCCGTCTTCGCCCAGATTGACGAACACCATCTTGTCGACTGTCAGGATGCTTTTGCGGGTGATCTTGTTGCGCACTTCGCAGGTCAGGGTGATTGAGGTGCGCCCGAACTCGGTGGCGGTAATACCCAGTTCGATGATGTCGCCCTGGCGTGAGGCGCTGACAAAGTTGATTTCGGAGATGTACTTGGTCACCACGCGCTGGTTGCCCAGCTGGACAATGGCGTAGATCGCGGCTTCTTCGTCGATCCAGCGCAGCAGGCTGCCACCGAACAACGTACCGTTAGGGTTGAGGTCTTCGGGTTTAACCCATTTGCGGGTGTGAAAATTCATATTCGCTCCTGACCGTCTTGCCTTAGATGCCGGCCATGATGTCAGACCACGGCGCTTAGCTCTATTAAGCTTCGACTATGGTCTCGATTAAGCAAATGCAACACGGGATAAAAACCTTGGGAAGAAAGGGCGGGATGGCTATAATCACCCCCGCTTCAAAACGGTCATCTTTACCCAGTACCGTTCCCGCCACCTGTCCGAGGGGCGCTGCAGCAGGTTCAGCCTGTCAGGCTCGGATGGGGCGTTGTTTGTTCAGGGCTCCCTGGGCAGGCACTCAACGCACAACGGCGCCCATTCGCGATTAAACGAATGGAGGCTCTTGATGAGCGCTGTAAACACGCCTGCAGGTTTT is a window of Pseudomonas taetrolens DNA encoding:
- a CDS encoding acyl-CoA thioesterase; its protein translation is MNFHTRKWVKPEDLNPNGTLFGGSLLRWIDEEAAIYAIVQLGNQRVVTKYISEINFVSASRQGDIIELGITATEFGRTSITLTCEVRNKITRKSILTVDKMVFVNLGEDGLPAAHGRTEIKYVKDQFQE